A genomic region of Parus major isolate Abel chromosome 14, Parus_major1.1, whole genome shotgun sequence contains the following coding sequences:
- the MIEF2 gene encoding mitochondrial dynamics protein MID49: MAAFWQQRGRRQENGGLGSVIDGLGSVFDVLLANARLVLGVSGAAVLAIATLAVKRLIDRATSPRDDGDPKAEQKSLEESWQDLALIKTTPKPLKKQRREDLSEPLLSAAQPLVPDPKGCSAPLGAPQVKSSPLRCLTLQEKLLSHSSQLAVPEIQVSLVPQLARSICTHLQNFLRSKCPELPFGRLFLSGALLDGLEVLAADHIHLMLPVVLDTGLWSLISGEDTVVRNPQYWMIKRIDLGYFPRGCSPWDRFIVGRYLSSSVLNETLHKLLVASINWPAIGGLLGCAIHPVVASRELKLEVKHDQVELSITLFPVVEMEDKVLLAVPPEGLVENLWLESFYRAEVSRVKQLDAGDSGVRQLCLRILNGVCRSQPSLHKLHGSPVTHVILHLSDTASDWAEESLADRFQQVLEELVASLEKGVLPSYFNPKINLFSGLLEEEIDEMGFVLYRAISEPEVLLK; encoded by the exons ATGGCGGCGTTTTGGCAGCAGCGGGGCAGGCGGCAGGAGAACGGCGGGCTGGGCAGTGTCATCGACGGGCTGGGCAGCGTGTTCGATGTGCTGCTGGCCAAcgccaggctggtgctgggcgTCAGCGGCGCGGCCGTGCTGGCCATCGCCACGCTGGCCGTCAAGAGG ctgATCGACCGAGCCACCAGCCCTCGGGATGACGGCGATCCCAAAGCTGAGCAGAAGTCCCTGGAGGAGAGCTGGCAGGACTTGGCATTGATCAAGACAACACCAAAACCCCTCaagaagcagagaagggaagACCTCAGTGagcctctgctctctgcagctcagcctctggTGCCAG ATCccaagggctgctctgcccctctgGGGGCTCCTCAGGTCAAGTCCAGCCCCCTGCGCTGCCTCACGCTGCAGGAGAAGCTCCTGTcacacagcagccagctggcCGTGCCCGAGATCCAAGTGTCCCTTGTCCCACAGCTGGCCAGGAGCATCTGCACCCACCTGCAGAACTTCCTGCGGAGCaagtgcccagagctgcccttcGGCCGCCTCTTCCTCAGCGGAGCCCTGCTCGATGGCCTCGAGGTCCTGGCAGCTGACCACATCCACCTCATGCTCCCGGTGGTGCTTGACACCGGGCTCTGGAGCCTCATCTCGGGAGAGGACACCGTGGTGAGGAACCCCCAGTACTGGATGATCAAGAGGATCGATCTGGGGTATTTCCCTCgtgggtgcagcccctgggacaGGTTCATTGTGGGCCGGTACCTCTCTTCCAGCGTGCTCAACGAGACCCTCCACAAGCTGCTGGTGGCCTCCATCAACTGGCCTGCCATTGGTGGCCTGCTGGGATGTGCCATCCATCCCGTCGTGGCCTCCCGGGAGCTGAAGCTGGAAGTCAAACACGATCAGGTTGAGCTGAGCATCACCCTCTTCCCAGTGGTGGAAATGGAGGACAAGGTTCTTCTGGCCGTTCCTCCTGAAGGACTGGTGGAAAACCTCTGGCTGGAGAGCTTTTACAGGGCGGAGGTCTCGAGGGTGAAGCAGCTGGATGCCGGCGACTCCGGGGTTCGGCAGCTCTGCCTCCGCATCCTGAACGGCGtctgcaggagccagcccagcctgcacaAACTGCACGGCAGCCCCGTGACACACGTCATCCTGCACCTCAGTGACACTGCTTCGGACTGGGCAGAGGAAAGCCTTGCTGACAGGTTCCAGCAGGTGCTCGAGGAGCTGGTGGCCTCTCTGGAGAAAGGAGTCCTGCCTTCTTATTTCAACCCCAAAATCAAC